A genomic segment from Takifugu rubripes chromosome 20, fTakRub1.2, whole genome shotgun sequence encodes:
- the sass6 gene encoding spindle assembly abnormal protein 6 homolog yields MEELFSKVLQISVRCRDSEERKTSIRISIDLHVTSPVHKRDLRVKLTDDKDPFFLFKLSISEEDFQSLKVQQGLLVDFASFPQKFIDLLNLCYSEQESENPRFLLHISCQSSVLDGPVALSVVETNAFKHLNHLSLRLVQGSDKEIKEYLALCLSSLKAEKQLLEQNLQKTEDNLSRQLSYAQQTLTEKTKELEKLRSEWTSQSSHLSSRHSQELQSEREKASELQSRLQQQNEQLRHELENAHRKSSQQLQSRLTEAESSCRELTERKYKNESVIRDLKIKLVGAEEECQRVKQQLLSLRRENGTLDTEVHEKERLVNQLQMKVAVLEQEVKDKEQLMRRTKEVLEAAQQQKESVEENVESKEVQIKKLEATVKSLSEELIKGNGIIKKLQAEVRALVGKIKVKNTVTVSQERVLKDTSDKLQVVEKELESTQKQLLTKDEQVLKLKEQLETTLQKLNESKEVLKTNENVINWLNKQLNEKQLSITTPKPLDNPPLLTGLRAQFYPQPIKAGAPVTLSDVSTAEQPTVQPGKRGECAGLDSKYFSRRDDSVPLYGLPSNQLHRGNPMFCYFRFHLPTSAKIEGSFMVTLIHPSVWDQPVGTTQEFLVSFNIFILIKKHKSDEQSCVQL; encoded by the exons ATGGAGGAGCTTTTCAGCAAAGTATTACAAATAAGCGTGAGGTGCAGAGACAGCGAGGAAAG aaaaacaaGCATCCGTATCTCCATTGACCTCCATGTAACAAGTCCAGTTCACAAAAGA GATCTTCGAGTAAAACTGACAGATGATAAAGACcccttttttctcttcaaaCTCTCTATATCAGAGGAGGATTTTCAGAG TTTAAAAGTCCAACAGGGTCTCCTGGTGGATTTTGCATCCTTTCCTCAGAAGTTCATTGACCTGCTTAATCTCTGCTATTCGGAACAAGAGTCAGAAAACCCGAG GTTCCTTCTGCACATCTCATGTCAGTCGTCAGTGCTGGATGGCCCCGTTGCCCTCAGTGTGGTGGAGACAAACGCTTTCAAACACCTGAACCACTTGTCTCTACGGTTGGTTCAAGGCTCCGACAAAGAGATTAAAGAATATCTTGCCCTGTGTCTCTCATCTCTAAAG GCTGAAAAGCAGTTGCTGgagcagaacctccagaagACTGAAGACAACCTGTCCAGGCAGTTGTCTTATGCTCAACAG ACGTTAACTGAGAAGACCAAAGAACTGGAGAAACTGCGCTCCGAGTGGACGAGCCAGAGCAGCCATCTGTCCAGCCGCCATTCTCAGGAGCTCCAGTCGGAAAGAGAAAAGGCCTCAGAG TTACAGAGcagactccagcagcagaacgAGCAGCTGCGCCACGAGCTGGAGAACGCTCACAGGAagagcagccagcagctgcagagcaggcTGACCGAGGCGGAGTCGTCCTGCAGAGAGCTGACGGAGAGGAAGTACAAGAACGAGTCTGTCATCAGAGACCTGAAGATTAAGCTGGTGGGAGCGGAGGAG GAGTGCCAGCgtgtgaagcagcagcttctctctctGAGGAGGGAGAACGGTACCCTGGACACAGAGGTGCATGAGAAGGAGCGCTTGGTCAACCAGCTGCAAATGAAGGTGGCGGTTCTGGAGCAGGAGGTCAAAGATAAAGAGCAGCTCATGCGCCGCACCAAGGAGGTCCTGGAGGCTGCGCAGCAACAGAAG GAATCTGTTGAGGAAAATGTCGAAAGTAAAGAAGTTCAGATTAAAAAGCTTGAAGCCACAGTGAAATCACTGTCTGAGGAGCTGATTAAG GGTAACGGCATCATAAAGAAGCTGCAGGCAGAAGTTCGTGCTCTAGTTGGAAAAATCAAAGTTAAAAACACTGTGACCGTGTCTCAGGAGAGGGTCCTTAAGGACACATCAGACAAACTGCAGGTGGTTGAAAAGGAGCTGGAGAGCACTCAGAAGCAGCTTCTCACCAAGGACGAGCAG GTTTTAAAGCTGAAAGAACAGTTGGAGACGACATTACAGAAGTTAAATGAAAGTAAGGAGGTGTTGAAAACCAACGAGAATG ttaTAAACTGGCTGAACAAACAGCTGAATGAGAAGCAGCTGTCCATAACAACGCCAAAGCCTTTGGACAATCCTCCCTTATTAACAGGACTGAGG GCGCAGTTTTATCCGCAGCCAATCAAAGCTGGTGCTCCTGTGACGCTTTCTGATGTCTCAACTGCTGAGCAGCCAACGGTGCAACCAGGCAAAAG aggaGAATGTGCCGGTCTGGATTCTAAATACTTCAGCAGGAGAGACGACAGCGTTCCCCTCTACGGGCTGCCATCGAACCAGCTTCACAGAGGTAATCCCATGTTTTGTTATTTCAGATTTCACCTTCCCACATCAGCTAAGATAGAAGGCTCATTTATGGTGACTTTAATACATCCTTCTGTCTGGGACCAACCAGTTGGCACCACTCAGGAGTTCTTAGTCtcttttaatatatttatattaattaaGAAGCATAAATCAGATGAACAGTCTTGCGTTCAGCTTTGA
- the ahsg1 gene encoding alpha-2-HS-glycoprotein 1, with amino-acid sequence MRLLLSVALLSSVLQLCSAAPVRENLTCTEVNNATAGHLAIHHINENHDHGYKFKIDEVTEVDLKMVDNGCDIMLQLFLKETACHTISPRDFEECRERSLGERAVVANCSVLITVKDNDAKVTRYTCETRQELTNLEMVRICPDCPTLVPLNDPEGLKSIREAVTEFNKNTSNEHVFVLQEVGRIKTAYIMSAGMHYYAEFTLVETPCPRESRIMHEACKPMCPDRAEHAFCRSSYSQMNGLYSVECEFYPAKNTDVLGPGEQEPICPPFPSNCVPVPPPHGPPAHGHGPPAHSHGPPAPPAHGHGPPAPPAHGHGHGPPQRPPPTQEKHLHRPPFPRFHCFPPMTRADPALHPICPWPQRRVLPMPGPGCMPLGPKK; translated from the exons ATGAGATTGCTGCTGAGTGTGGCGCTGCTCTCTTCAGTACTGCAGCTATGCAGTGCTGCTCCAGTACGGGAAAATTTGACCTGCACTGAAGTCAACAATGCTACGGCTGGACATCTGGCAATACACCATATCAACGAGAACCATGACCATGGCTACAAGTTCAAGATCGATGAAGTTACTGAAGTTGACCTGAAAATG GTCGACAACGGCTGTGACATCATGTTGCAGCTGTTCTTAAAGGAGACGGCGTGCCACACCATCAGCCCCAGAGACTTTGAAGAGTGTCGTGAACGCAGCCTGGGTGAGCGG GCAGTGGTGGCCAACTGCTCTGTCCTGATAACTGTGAAGGACAACGATGCCAAAGTCACCAGGTACACCTGTGAGACACGACAAG AACTGACTAATTTGGAGATGGTGAGGATCTGCCCCGACTGCCCCACGTTGGTCCCCCTCAATGATCCAGAAGGACTGAAATCCATCCGTGAAGCTGTGACAGAATTTAACAAGAATACCAGCAATGAGCACGTCTTTGTCCTGCAAGAAGTGGGACGGATTAAAACTgcg tatATCATGTCAGCAGGAATGCACTATTACGCAGAGTTTACTCTGGTGGAGACCCCTTGCCCTAGAGAGTCCAGGATCATGCACGAAGCCTGTAAACCCATGTGTCCTGACAGAGCT GAACATGCTTTCTGCCGTTCATCTTATTCCCAAATGAACGGACTTTATTCAGTTGAGTGTGAATTCTACCCCGCAAAG AACACAGACGTCCTGGGTCCTGGTGAGCAGGAGCCCATTTGTCCGCCATTTCCGTCAAACTGTgttcctgtcccccctccccacggTCCCCCTGCCCACGGTCATGGTCCCCCTGCCCACAGTCATGgtccccctgccccccctgcccACGGTCACGgtccccctgccccccctgcccACGGTCACGGTCACGGTCCTCCACAGAGACCCCCTCCAACCCAGGAAAAGCACCTTCACCGACCTCCCTTCCCTCGCTTCCATTGCTTCCCTCCGATGACTCGTGCCGACCCAGCCCTCCACCCCATCTGCCCCTGGCCTCAACGTCGTGTCCTCCCAATGCCGGGACCTGGCTGTATGCCACTCGGCCCGAAGAAATAG